From Amycolatopsis sp. YIM 10, the proteins below share one genomic window:
- a CDS encoding type II 3-dehydroquinate dehydratase: MDELLLMNGPNLGILGKREVEVYGSSTLADIEALVAAEVAERGWRVTSVQNDCEGELIRTLQDSYDTVGAIINPGALMIAGWSLRDALANYPRPWIEVHLSNVWAREQFRHESVLAPLASGVIVGLGADGYRLAARALLRQVPA, translated from the coding sequence ATGGACGAACTGTTGCTGATGAACGGCCCAAATCTGGGCATTCTCGGAAAACGCGAGGTCGAGGTCTACGGCTCCAGCACACTCGCCGACATCGAGGCACTGGTCGCCGCCGAGGTCGCCGAGCGCGGCTGGCGCGTCACCTCGGTCCAGAACGACTGCGAGGGCGAGCTGATCCGGACGCTGCAGGACAGCTACGACACCGTCGGCGCGATCATCAATCCGGGCGCGCTGATGATCGCGGGCTGGTCCCTGCGTGACGCGCTCGCGAACTACCCGCGCCCGTGGATCGAGGTTCACCTCTCGAACGTGTGGGCCCGCGAGCAGTTCCGGCACGAATCCGTGCTGGCGCCGCTGGCCAGCGGCGTCATCGTCGGCCTCGGCGCCGACGGCTACCGCCTGGCCGCCCGAGCCCTGCTCCGCCAAGTCCCCGCCTGA
- a CDS encoding ROK family protein, whose protein sequence is MAQSGEEDKITNLGIDIGGTKVAFRMGGRSGELRWAPFRDIRDDLAQLAAAVGELGVPAAVGVAMPATVDPDGTVLTWPNRPGWTGANLYRLFDEIFPGVPVSFADDGDLAAVAEADAAGCADLVYFGVGTGIGGGIVSGGRPWPGFARGSCELGHLIVDRNGPPCTCGRSGCVQALASGPATLSRAAGILGHEPEFAEFSQAYRDACGWAMAAVQESCAALAAAAVGIAELAHPSRVLIGGGFAAALPGFAAEVDAQAKTLVRPGKQAVPIQAAALGGLSSLHGALLLAGNQHWGKP, encoded by the coding sequence ATCGCTCAGTCCGGCGAGGAGGACAAGATCACCAATCTCGGCATCGACATCGGCGGGACCAAAGTCGCCTTCCGCATGGGCGGGAGAAGTGGCGAATTGCGGTGGGCGCCATTTCGCGACATCCGCGACGACCTGGCGCAATTGGCCGCCGCCGTCGGAGAACTCGGTGTGCCCGCGGCCGTCGGCGTGGCCATGCCCGCCACTGTGGACCCCGATGGAACGGTACTCACCTGGCCCAACCGTCCTGGCTGGACCGGCGCGAACCTCTACCGCCTCTTCGACGAGATTTTCCCTGGTGTTCCGGTCAGTTTCGCCGACGACGGCGACCTGGCGGCGGTCGCTGAAGCGGACGCGGCGGGCTGTGCGGACCTGGTCTACTTCGGCGTGGGTACCGGTATCGGCGGTGGCATCGTCTCCGGTGGACGGCCGTGGCCCGGCTTCGCACGCGGGTCGTGCGAGCTGGGCCACCTGATCGTCGACCGCAACGGGCCGCCGTGCACCTGCGGGCGGTCCGGCTGCGTGCAGGCACTCGCGTCCGGCCCGGCCACGCTCAGCCGTGCGGCCGGAATCCTCGGCCACGAACCGGAGTTCGCCGAATTCTCCCAGGCCTACCGGGACGCCTGCGGCTGGGCGATGGCCGCGGTTCAGGAGAGCTGCGCCGCACTGGCCGCCGCCGCGGTCGGCATCGCGGAACTGGCGCACCCGAGCCGGGTGCTGATCGGCGGTGGGTTCGCCGCCGCACTGCCCGGCTTTGCCGCCGAGGTGGACGCGCAGGCGAAAACCCTGGTCAGGCCAGGGAAACAGGCGGTGCCGATCCAGGCCGCCGCGCTCGGCGGCCTGTCCTCTTTGCACGGTGCGCTGCTGCTCGCCGGAAACCAGCACTGGGGAAAACCCTAG